The genomic interval AATCAATAGTATCTGTGGTCATCTTTGGGAGAATTTTTTGCAACTAATCTTTGTTTTagattacaaattaaaaaaatattatagtaGTGTGGCTAGGATTCAAAAAGCATAAATGCTAAAATTATGTATTCCCAGAAAAATATTCTACATGTACAAAAGGATAAATGTATGCTTttcacacagaaaaggaaaagaagaaattggaaatttcaaaattttttaagttacataGTCAGAGACTTGGGAATTACATGAGGTATCCCAAACAGTAAGATTTCCACAAAATGATTCAAAGAACTAAGCTATGTCTTTCaagtgttttaaagattttttgctCTGTAATGATTCACTCTGTGTGGCCCCAATTATTTACTAAAACTTCTTTTATAGACATGATTACTTGTTCTTCATTTCTTGGAATGGAGCTTAAGGACAAATGCATATACCCCATATTATTGTTTATGCCTTGTTGGAAATAATGAATCACAGACACACAAAGGGGAAGACAAAGACATCAGAATCAATGCAGCTGCAAGCCACACAGGAAATTGAGGAGAAGGTTTCagatgtgtttttcattttaataatttaggAATCAGCATTTGAATGCATCATACCTAAACTTTGTGCTTGTGCTTTAGCttttgcttagtcgctcagtcatgtctgactctgcaataaTTtgtactgtatgtagcccactaggctcctctgactgtgggatttttcaagcaagaatactggtgtgggttgccatttcttctccaagggatcttctcaactcagggattgaatctgtgttaAAGTAAAACTGACAGTTAAGCTACCATACAAAAGTCAGGTGTTGCCAAGATTTTACTTTATTCCTTACTCCATATTGGCTCAATATGGGTGCAGTTTAAAGTgttatataccaaaaaaaaaaaaaaaaagtgttatatcCCTAGGACACCTACTTTATATGGAGGTGGTATCAATAATATAGAGAACAAAACtattacttaaataaaaattcatctctttatttaaaaaatatatgttgattTTCATAGTGAACTTTTAAACCACAAATATTCAAATCACATCAagcttaaaagtaaaaaattaatatatcatACAACTTTTATCATAATATTTTCAAACACATTTCAAGTAATTCTTTCAAATATCCATCAGATTCATCAACACATTTTTCAGAGCCTAGTATTTGGTCACCTCaggtattctttatttcttcttaggTTTTGCAGGAGTGCTATGCTCTTACTTTACCTAACAATACCTAGCCTGTGACGACCATGACTTTATAGTTATATAGCACAGCTTTACAACTTATTTCTACTTCCTTTACACTTCCCACTGActtgaagaaaaagggaaatatgaGATGCTTACTTCTGCTGCATTACTGACAGCACTTCTTCCCATGACTCAAAAAAGGTTTTTTCTGACCAATGATAATGTTATATTAAAGACTACGGACTAAAATTTCTCTCAATATTAACTAGCATTCAAAAAGGATAACAAcgttggaaaaaatatttaaagtgtttcaaaatgtctttcatttttttatatatattatctaattttatttatttatttatttattttctttttttttctaattttattttatttttaaactttacataattgtattagttttgccaaatatcaaaatgaatccaccacaggtatacatgtgttccccatcctgaaccctcctccctcctccctccccataccatccttctgggtcgtcccagtgcactagccccaagcatccagtatcgtgcatcgacctggactggcaactcgtttcttacatgatattctacatgtttcaatgtcactctcccaaatcttcccaccctctccctctcccacagagtccataagactgttctatacatcagtgtctcttttgctgtctcgtacactgggttattgttaccatctttctaaattccatatatatgtgttagtatactgtatttatgtttttccttctggcttacttcactctgtataataggctccagtttcatccacctcattagaactgattcaaatgtattctttttaatggctgagtaatactccattgtgtatatgtaccactgctttcttatccattcatctgctgatggacatctaggttgcttccatgtcctggctattataaacagtgctacgatgaacattggggtatacgtgtctctttcccttctggtttcctcagtgtgtatgcccagcagtaggattgctggatcataaggcagttctatttccagttttttaaggaatctccacactgttctccatagtagctgtactagtttgcattcccaccaacagtgtaagagggttcccttttctccacaccctctccagcatttattatttgtagacttttggatcacagccattctgactggtgtgaaatggtacctcactgtggttttgatttgcatttctctgataatgagtgatgttgagcatcttttcatgtgtttgttagccatctgtatgtcttctttggagaaatgtctatttagttctttggcccattttttgattgggtcgtttatttttctggagttgagctgtaggagttgcttgtatatttttgagattagttgtttgtcagttgcttcatttgctattattttctcccattctgaaggctgtcttttcaccttgctaatagtttcatttgatgtgcagaagcttttaaggttaattaggtcccatttgtttacttttgcttttatttccaatattctgggaggtgggtcatagaggatcccgctgtgatgtatgtcagagagtgttttgcctatgttcttctctaggagttttatagtttctggtcttacgttgagatctttaatccattttgagtttatttttgtgtatggtgttagaaagtggtctagtttcattcttttacaagtggttgaccagatttcccagcaacacttgttaaagagattgtctttaatccattgtatattcttgcttcctttgtcaaagataaggtgtccatatgtgcgtggatttatctctgggctttctattttattccattgatcagtatttctgtctttgtgccagtaccatactgtcttgataactgtggctttgtagtagagcctgaagtcaggtaggttgattcctccagttccattcttctttctcaagatcgctttggctattcgaggttttttgtatttccatacaaattgtgaaattatttgttctagctctgtgaagaatactgttggtagcttgatagggattgcgttgaatctataaattgctttgggtagtatactcattttcactatattgattcttccaatccatgaacatggtatatttctccatctattagtgtcctctttgatttctttcaccagtgttttatagttttctatatataggtctttagtttctttagatagatatattcctaagtattttattctttccgttgcaatggtgaatggaattgtttctttaatttctttttctgttttctcattattagtgtataggaatgcaagggatttctgtgtgttgattttatatcctgcaactttattatagtcattgattatttctagtaattttctggtggaatctttagggttttctatgtagaggatcatgtcatctgcaaatagtgagagttttacttcttcttttccaatttggattccttttatttctttttctgctctgattgctgtggccaaaacttccaaaactatgttgaatagtaatggtgaaagtggacacccttgtcttgttcctgactttagaggaaatgctttcaatttttcaccattgaggataatgtttgctgtgggtttgtcatatatagctttcatTAGACCAAAGATAGAAGACAAAGTTTATGACAAATTCTGCCtaaaaagcaagaaattaaaTGACATATTCTAggctttttaaattaagaatagCATCTCTCCATAGAATTATAtctgaattttattaatttttacaacaaattctatgcttcatttttaattgagaaaatgatactttattttattagatttgtgcactaaaaaaattaatattgatgTTTGATCCATATTTTACATGGCTGTTACTGCCACTGAGGAGTGATTACTATTTAGGCAAACTGTGTTAATCATATCTGCAACCATGAACTCTGTCCTTGTGAGAGTACACATTCAAAAAGTGCTAAtagagtgagtgaatgaaagagtAATGAGTGGATAGGTTAAAGAACCATTGGTGAAGAGATGCTCCATTTCATCATTAATGTCACAAGTATACCAGATCATACTCACCCCACTAGTCTCTTTACAGCCCCTCTTACATCTCTGTTTCTGAGGGTGTAGATTAGAGGGTTGAGGCTAGGTGTGACAACAGTATAGAAGAAGGCAATGAACTTGCCCTGATCTTGAGAATTTCCTGATGGTGGCTGGAGGTATATGCATATGGCTGGGATGAAAAAAAGGGATACGACCATAAGATGGGCTCCACACGTCCCAAAGACTTTCTGGAGTCCATTTGTCGACTGCATCCTCAGCACTGCCTGGGCAATGGCACCATAGGAGCTGAGAATGAGGATGAGAGGTATGAGAACAAAAATGGAGCTCGTGACCATGAGGGTTAGCTCATTGGCATGGGTATCAATGCATGACAGTCGAAGCAGTGCTGGAACTTCACAGAAGAAATGGTCCACTTGGCGATGTCCACACAGGGGTACCCAAAATGTAAAGAAGGAATGAAGTGCTGAGTTGGTAAAGCCACTTACCCAAGAAGCCACAGCCAACAGTTGGCAGAAACGAGGATGCATGAGGACAGTGTAATGCAGGGGTCTACACACAGCTGCATAACGGTCATAGGACATCACCATCAGTAGCACACATTCTGTAGATCCCAGTGCGAGGACAAAATAAAGTTGAATCATACAACCATTGTAAGAGATGGTTTTTTCTGGGCCCCAGAGGTTGACCAGCAGTTGAGGGATAGAACTGGTGGTGTAGCAGAGATCCAGGAAAGAGAGAtttgagaggaagaagtacatgggagtGTGGAGATGGGAGTCCAGGTATGACAAGATAATGATGAACAGGTTGCCTATCAATGTCATCAGGTAGAACATCAAGATAACCACAAAGAGAACTAACTCAAGCTGAGGCCAATCAGAAAAACCCAATAGAACAAACTGGGCTTCAGAGGTTGCATTCTTTTTTCCATCATCATTCATATCTTGTTACCTGAGGAAAGAATTACATACATCCTAAAAATGTAGGGAATGACTCCGAGAATCAAAGAGatacaggaaatttaaaaaaccagTTTCAAGGGCATACCACTGCTCAATTGTAGGACAATTTGGGCATTAAGAGAAACTGTGGTACCAACGAATTGAAAGAAATAAGAACCCACAAGCTAATACTGATAAActtaaaaaagagtaaatttaTAGTGGCGAACAGAAGGCTGTTCCTGTTGGCTGGATACTAAATAGTAAATATAGAAGGAATGGTGGAGTtagaaaaacttaaatatatgctaaaaatgagtgaatgaagaaatGTTGAGCCATGGACATAGTCTAAAATATCTCCCCACAAGTTACttgttaattataaaatatatagtagaCTTTACAACAGAAAAACCTAGTAGAGCACCATAACAACATAATCAGTGTTAACATCATTAATGTTGTTACAAACCAAGATCATGTGACCACCGATACAATGCTCTGAACCAGGGCATAgtgtcacttcagtcttgttcaAGCCAAAACATGCATAGCTTGAGGctaataatgaaaaggcatgaAATAAACTCACATGGAGACAAGATGGGTAAAATAGCTGACCTGCACTCTTTAAAAACACCAAATTCAAGAAAGAGTTTGAAATGAAGATAGAGGATaaatacatagatacatatatgACAGACATAGAAACAGATGAGAGAGAGGATAGGtgataaaataaatcttttcagGCAGAGTGTAGACTATTGTTGAATCTGGTTAAAAGGTTAATAGCAGTTTTCTGTACAGTTTTACAACTTTTctacaaattttatattttaccagaataaaaaactccagaaagtaaattaaatgcttttctttacttttatatttcatCCAAATATTTGTCCtattatagaaaaataacttAACTATTAAGTTTTTCTCACTCATCCAAGGATGACATCAGGGTAAATAGCAACTTGAAAATTTCTAAcataatgaaagaagaaaatctcCATGAAACaaataatcttttctttaaacagttttaattttcttctcagcATTTTCAGACAATTTCCATTTATGTGATTATAGAAAACAGAATAATTGCAAGCTCAGTAATCTTACATATAGAATAAGAGATATGATGAATGATATCAAATTTATTTATGATTTCAAGATGTTTATATAGTGTGAAAAATATTGTTTCAATTATATATTCTTATAGAAAAACTTTTCCTTCTTATTTGTTTACTTGCACTCACAGCTTATTTCTAAACTGAAACCCAAATAGAGAtaccaaaaaaagagacaagaaacaCATGCATATCAGCTTACAAACAAAACTTACAATCACAGTCCTTATGATTTGActctgaaatagatggggagaacaGTGATAAAAAGCCTCCCAAAGAACATATGAATATAactgatttgaaaagagaaatttttaggaaaaggaagatataaaGTCATTGAAAGAACAAAGAAGTAAGGAAGGGTGTGAAAATGGAGGATGATGGAGAGGAACCAGATTACAGTGCTTCAAGTTGAAAATGTACATATGTGTACCACAGAGCTGAGAAACACGAACACAGGGCCTGAGGTGGTTTCtaaagtatttctttttcattaggaCAATAACTGAGACCATATTTAAATTctaatcataatttttttctattcataaattttaatgtctacatatatttttattctccaaCTTAGTGAAGAATTCTATTTACTGAAACCATTAAATGACTTTATCATTTAAGATAttgtgcctagagaatcctgtatttctttttggttaaaaaaatgaagtacatTTCACAAATAGCTATAAATCTTAAgtgattctttttctcttatggGTTTCAGTCCTTCATATGAAAGATTAATACCACCTTTTTTTATACAGTTAACCCTGATAAGGCATAATAACCAACATTTAAATATGCCTCTCCTCTCTGTAATTGCTTTGCCTCATCCTCATTCCATTGCCATATCACTTCTGCTTCCTCTTTCCACAGTCAATTTGTTTTCTCATGCTTCCTAATAAGctatggcaaaaagaaaaaaaagaaagaaatcacagaagaacCACCTGTGGTTACCTCTTTTGAGGTCTTTTAATTGCTCACATTTTTATTAGTACAACTCTCGAAAAGATACTAGCAGTAGATAAATGGTGGAATTTCAGCAGGAATATTAGAGAGAATGTAGCCTCATATTTTTAAGACTAATTCAGGCCTTAAAACTCTTATCATTAACTAATTGCTAATGATGAATCATTAACTAGACTACTTTCTATAGCTCAGAAACCATGCAGGATTATAAGCCAGTACATtgcttaaaagaaattttttgtaATTAAATAGAAGATTAAAGTATTATTAAACTATAGAAGGAAAGTAACTATAAAGATGTAACTAGAACTCTAAATGATAACTTGGACCAAGACAGAGTATCCAAGAGAGGACAAGCTTGGAAAGACTTGCTCAAGGCTACAGCTCAGACCTCACCAGAGAAGGTATGGTTGAGCCCACTGGATGGTGAAGAAGTTCACCATGGCTGAATCAAATAATAGCAATGGTTGAATAGTACATTATGAAGATGATTTCATTTAGAGGTCACTGCCATTTTTAGGATAATAGGAAAATTTCAAGATTTTTAAGCATTTTCCTAGAATAGGagatagtacatcatgagatgtaTAAACCCAAATGCTCTCGTTGCTTCTTCTGAAGCAGATATAATTTTCTTCCTCCTTATACAGTTGCATGAGTAACTTCATATTGATACATTAATTACAACAAAGCAGCAGCTCTGAGATATATTTATCTTTTGCATGACACATCTTTAAGCCTTCTTATACACATTATAAAGAGATATAAgagaccccccaaaaaaaagatagAAGTAGAAAAAAGGTAGACTTTAGGGTTAAATTTCTTCTTACCAGAGAAGTAAATAAAGACCTTAACAAAGGTTGCTTTCATGGACTGTTGAATGAATTATCTCTtctctattttcaaaataagacaTTATGGAGGAAATACTGGTGGACA from Bos indicus isolate NIAB-ARS_2022 breed Sahiwal x Tharparkar chromosome 23, NIAB-ARS_B.indTharparkar_mat_pri_1.0, whole genome shotgun sequence carries:
- the LOC109576884 gene encoding olfactory receptor 2J3 produces the protein MNDDGKKNATSEAQFVLLGFSDWPQLELVLFVVILMFYLMTLIGNLFIIILSYLDSHLHTPMYFFLSNLSFLDLCYTTSSIPQLLVNLWGPEKTISYNGCMIQLYFVLALGSTECVLLMVMSYDRYAAVCRPLHYTVLMHPRFCQLLAVASWVSGFTNSALHSFFTFWVPLCGHRQVDHFFCEVPALLRLSCIDTHANELTLMVTSSIFVLIPLILILSSYGAIAQAVLRMQSTNGLQKVFGTCGAHLMVVSLFFIPAICIYLQPPSGNSQDQGKFIAFFYTVVTPSLNPLIYTLRNRDVRGAVKRLVG